Genomic segment of Prosthecobacter debontii:
GTGGGCTGCTAAGCTCGGACTCAAAGAAGGCACCGCAATTTCTGTTGGAGCCTTCGATGCGCACATGGGTGCGGTGGGTGCGGGCATCAAGGAAGGCACCCTGGTCAAAATCCTGGGCACGAGCACCTGCGACCTGATGATCGCACCCGCGAACAAACCTCTAGCGGATATTCCCGGCGTGTGCGGGATCGTCAATGGGTCCGTGCTCCCTGGATACTTCGGCATCGAAGCCGGCCAAAGCGCCGTGGGGGATCTTTTTCTGTGGCTCGTCAATCACCTCGTCCCAGAGAGCTACGGCAGCACTGTAGGAGAGAAGTTTGTGGCCATGGAAAAAGCCATGTCAGCGCAGAAACCCGGTGCCTCAGGTCTGCTGGCTCTCGACTGGAACAATGGCAACCGCACCGTGCTTGTCGATGTCCGTTTAACGGGCCTTTTGTTAGGCCAAACGCTCCACACCGAAGCGCACGAGATCTATCGTGCTTACATTGAGGCGACGGCTTTTGGCGCCCTAACCATCATCAAGCGGGTGGAAGACTATGGTGTGAAGGTGGAGGAAATCATCAATACGGGCGGTCTCTCCATCAAAAACGCCACTCTGATGCAGTGTTACGCCGATATCATCGGGAAACCCATGAAGGTCAGCCAAAGCGAGCAGACCTGCGCTCTGGGTGCCGCGATCTTCGGAGCTGCCGCAGCCGACGTGGCCGATGTGGGCACCTTGCAAGCCAAAGTCACCGCCACCCGTGAAAAGGTCTATGAGCCGATTCCTGAGAATCAGGCGGTTTATGCTGAATTGTATGCGCTTTATCACACCCTCCACGATGCCTTTGGCACTGCGCAATGGTCTGGAAATCTAGGCCATGTGATGAAGAAGCTGCTCGAAATTCGCAGCCGTCAGAGCTGATTTCTGGGTCGAAGTGCCCCCTCCAGCATCTTTTGCGAAAGAGACATTTTTTTCTGACGGGGGGCTATCCTCTGACAGACGGGGTTTGACAGCAGGGTTCAAACGAAGACAATCCTCCTTAATGGAGGAACCGGAACTGCCAGACATCCCCGAAGATGCTAAGAAAGATAAGGGCTTGTGGGAAAAAACCCGCAAGAGCCTGATTGAGCGCCTGAACAATTGGGAAGACCAAAGGACCTGGAATGAATTTTACCAGACCTACTGGAGGCTCATCTACAGTGTGGCGACGAAAGCCGGCCTCACCCGCGAGGAAGCCTTTGATGTCATTCAGGAGACCATCATCGCCATCGCCCGACAGGTGCAAAAAGGCCAGTATGATCCTCGTGCAGGGTCCTTCAAGGCGTGGCTGCTACAGATGACTCGCTGGCGTGTCCTGGACGTGTTCCGTGCTCGCAAGCGGCAGCCGTCTTTAGCAGATCAGGGAAATTCCGAATCCGAAGAAACCAGCAACTTGGCGCTGGATCGCCTTTCCAACGAAAAGGATAACCTCCTCGAAAACATCTGGGACAAGGAATGGCGCGATAACATCACCGCAGCAGCGCTGGAGCGCGTTAAAGCCAAGGTCTCTCCTCGGCAGTTTCAAATCTTTGACTGCTACGTCATGAAAGGCTGGGGCGTGAAGAAAACCAGTGAAGCCCTGGGCATCAATGCCGCTCAGGTCTATCTCGCCAAACATCGCGTCGGCGCCCTGGTGAAAAAAGAAGTCCAGGCCCTCGAGAACACCATGCTCTGAGCTGCTCACACGCAGAACTCGGGCAAAAAACTTTGAGAATCATCCTCCACATCCCCGTGGCAGGCATGGCAGTTGCGTATATCTTTAGACGCCTATGCCTGGAGAACTTCCTGATCGGATCCTCATTGATGAAATCCTTCCTCCCAAGGGTAAGGTGGCATCGGCATCTTCAAGCGAGCCCTCAACATTGTCATCTCTGCCAGGCACCGAATCTGAGGTGGCGCGATTCCTGGCCAAATGGCTGGACAATTGGCTGCGTATCCCAGGCACCAATTTCAAAATCGGTCTCGATCCTCTTCTCGCCCTTTTCCCCGGAGTCGGCAGTAGCGTGGCTTCGGGTGGCGGTCTCGTCATCCTGGTGGAAGCTATCCGCTGTGGTGTGTCGATTCCCGTGCTCATCCGCATGAGCGGCAACATGCTCATCAACACCCTGTTTGACTTTCTTCCCCTCGGTGGCCCGGTCGTCAGCGCATTCTTCAAATCAAACCTGCGCAATCTCCGGCTACTGCAAGCTTGGCAAGCCGGTCGTCAACGGGAGGTCCGCCGCAGCACCTTCCGCATGTTTCTGGCCTTAGCCTTCTTCCTATGCCTCATGGTTGGCCTGCTGTTTGCCCTCTTTGCTTTCTACGTTTGGCTTCTTCGTCAAACCGGTTTGTTTAACTGATGGCCAATCGCCCACGCCTTTAATGTCGTCAGTCGGTCTTTCCCTCAACGACCGACTACGCAGCTAAGGCAGTGAGTTTGAGACGACCCATCTTTGGAAACTCCAGCCGTTCGACAAACTCGTTTTCGACATCATAAACTCGGAGCACTCCTCCAGTTTCTCGAACTCGTTGGATAGCGTGCTGAAGAGCTGAAGAGCGTTCCATATGGATATAAACTTCCATGGGATGCTCCGCGACTTCGCGTTTCAAAACCCAGTCTTCGCCACTCATGGCAAACAAATAATGTTCAAGAGGTGTTTTCATAGTCGCTAGAGTTCGGATCTGCTTAGCCACTTGGTTGGATGGCTTTACAAAAAATGTTTCCAAACTGCTAAGTTCACCCTTAGCGAAGTATTGAAAGGACGTCTTCGACTCTTACAAATCAAGGTTCCATACCTTCCTGTTCACGCTCTTGGCGAGTTATAGGCACTGCATTCGGCGCTGGTTTGACTTTTCGATCCGTAAGCCGAGAATACGCTTGAGTGAACTCTGCCCCCAAAAGAAGGATACAGGCCGCGTAATAGATCCACAGGAGCAACAGGACCACCGAAGCCGAAGCTCCGTAACTGGAGACGGTGCTCTCCCTCCCCAGATAGAAGCCTAGGGCGAACTTGCCGATTTCAAAAAGGACTGCGGTGACAAAGGCCCCCAACCACACATGCCGCCAGCGCACCTGCGCATCCGGCAACACCTTAAAGATGATGGCAAACAAACCGGTCACCATCCCCATGGACATGGCAAAAGCCAATGACACCCAAACTTGCTCAGGTAACCCAAGAACCCGCCCCAATTGATCACTTACGGCCGATAAGGCCGTGGTGAGCAGCAAGGAGGTCAGCAGCAGAAAGCCAATGACCAACACCATGCCAAAGCTCAACAATCGCTCCTGGATATACAACCAAACGCTACTCCCAGGGCGAGGCTTCACCTCCCAGATCGTATTCAAGGCGTCTTTGAGTTGCCCAAAGACACCCGACGCACCGAGCAATAGAACTGCAAACCCCGTGACGGTGCCGATCCACCCCTCTTTAGGCTTAGCCGCACTCTGCACCAAAGCCTGAACAGCACTGGCCGCCTCCTTGCCAATGTAACTCCGCATCTGATCCTCCAACTGCCCCTTCACCGCATCCACGCCAAATACTAAACCAGCAAGGCTGATGGCGATCACCAACAGCGGGGCAATGGAAAAGACCGAATAGTAAGCCAAGGCCGCCGCTAGACGCAGAGCCTTGTCCTCAATGAACGACTGCACCGTTTCACGGATCAGGAACACGATACGATTTTCCCGGATGGCCTGGAGATTCATCCCAGGAGATCGTTTCCAGCCTTGTTTCCGGTTGTCCAGTTGTGATGGCGGGGGATAACGATGGCCTGCCCCGATAAGCCAGGTCCATTTGATCATCACACTGGGCTGACACCTAACGCCATCAAGCTCAGAGGCTGTCTGAAAAGTGCCACGCAAGGAGCGTGACTTACCAAAGTCACCACTTGGAGTATGCCACGTTCTCCCTTTACACCGAAATGCCAAGAGCCTCGTGCCAGCCGATTCCGCCATAGAGCGCCGACGCAAAGAACGCAACCACGACAAACTCCGCAATGCACAGGAATGCTTGCTTCGTGGCTCGGGTGTCAGTGCGATACTCCGCTGGTGCTGTCAGGGCTGGGTTCACGGGTCTTCGTTACAGGACGCGCATAGCAGCACCTAACGACCAGTTCACCCACAGCCACCGGAGGAAGGCGTCCGCAGGAAATCGGGCGTCAGAACCTCCGCCGCTACATCAAACTGACAGGTCGGGTGGCTGTTGGGTGAAGCGATTTTGTTAGGCGAAGTTGTCATCTTCTGGATCGCTCCATCATGAGTTTGCGCATCTGCCACGCACGAACGCTTGTCAAAGTTCCGGCCACCCCAGCAAGCACGAGGATTACGGCAGGAGGCCCGTGTCTTCCCAAGATACAAACGGCACTCCCAGCAAACGTGATAATGGCGAGCGCGAAAGACGCCCTGGCTGCTCGGGTAGAAGGGATGACCGCCTCGCAGTTTGGTCCGGGCATCTTCTGGTCTTCTGGATCAACGTGTGTCATAAGCGTGGAGTGGCCCTAACGTCTCGGATCAAGCGACGGCGAGCGCAAGACGTTGCTGACACGACAGATAGCCTTCCAGCCGTTGTCTGCATCCGTTTTGTTCGGCGTTGGTTGGTTCTTGTAGCTCGATCATGGTGATGTGGGTGCCTGTGCTGAAAATATGCGCTTGGCTGGGTCCCATCGGCAAACCTGCTGAAACCTGCGAGATGGCATCGCCTTGCCCTCGATGTCAGAGATCTGAATCGAACCGGTCAAATGGATTCGATCAAACTCCTCTCCAGCTGGTCTCTGATAGTCCACAGCGAGATGGTCGCCCTCGAAACGCGCCTCACCGGTCTCTGGCACTCTGAACGCCGCCGGAGGGTCCCAAAACCTCCCTCGAACGGTCGTCTCAAGCAATAGTCGCAACGTCCGACCACGAAGCTCCCAAAGGCAGAGAGAGCCATTCCCCATGTGTGTGCTCTCGATAACCTCCAAAACTGGTTTCTCTGCCTGTCTCAGTGGAATCCAACGAAACCTCACCACGTAGTGACCGCGAAACTCCTCATAAGAGTCTGGATATGAATATTGCCAATCGACGGCATCACCGCTCCGCTGATACACGGACAGTCGTCCCCACCACTCGGGCTCTTGCTCGCAATACACTGCCACGATGTCGGGATGATCATGGCACCGAACGAAAGTGGCCGAAGGATTTGAGTCAACAATCTCAGAAAAGCTCCTGGGAACTTTGGTCGCGTCGAGCGCATCTGCCGCAAAGACGGTCGATGCAACGAATGCGACGATGAAGGCACGGCGGAGCATGGCCGACAGAGCAGCCCCGGCGGTTGGCACCAGCGTTTTGTTCGGCATTCGTCGTGTATTGGATTCAAGAGTCATGGCGGTTGCTAGCTGATGCCTTCTTTTTTAGTCTGTATCCAATCACCAATGCCGGAAGAGAAATTGAAAGGACTACAACCAAAATCAATCCTGCGATGCCTATGGTCGGACCAAGCAGGTGGTCGTTCTCATCGAGGGGTGGCCCAGGAAAAAAGATCGGAAGTATCGTGAGAAATAAAAAAACGAAGACCGCAAAGACGAAGCATAAGGTAGGGCACTTTCGCCATGCGAGTTTTATGGTGGTCTTAAACACGGCCTGAAAGCACCTTACGGTCGAGTGTGCATTGGTTTGCCGAACGCCCCCAAGCTCAGCGACAGCGAAAGGCGGCGCAGCCGCCGCAACGCATGGTTAGGCGAGTTTCCGTTGAACCGGCATTGGAGTTCATCGTTTAACTTTCAGTTGGAATGACGAAAGCCCTGAGTTCGGCCATTTGACCATCGCGGAAGCGCCAGACGTCGCAGTAGGATTGATGGACCCTCTTCCCGTCTTTGTCTTTCGTGGTGATGTCGCCCAGCGCCGTGACAAACTCCCCCTCGGCGATCATTGCCGTGACGGTAAAGTTGGGAGGCTCCTCCGCCGCTTCAAGATACCGACGAACGGCATCCTTCCCCTGAAGCGTCTAGTCGCCGACATACGTCCATTCCGTGTCCTCGGTGCAGAACGACAGGAACCACTCATTGTCGCCTTGAGCGATCGCCGCATTTGCCTTCGTCAAAATAGATTGATGGAAGTCTGACATCGCCGTTTCTCTTGGCTACGCTTGACGAGATCCATCCGCGCGGGTGGAATTCGAGTTCAGCTCATGCGCCTGACGGCTCGGATCAGGCACCAACTGAACGCCGGTTGCTAACATGTTCTGCCTCGTTCTTGTGTTCTTGATACGCTTTCTGATACAGTCGCTCTAGTTCATGCCACCTCTTGTGCTGTAGCCTCTTCGGCCAAGGAAATAGCGGTAAAGAATAAACATGACCAAAATCTTTGTGAGGTCCTATGTATGTCATAAATCCCTTGCATATTTCAATTCCTTCATCAGAAAATGCGTTTGCACAAATTTCTCGAAAAAATACTCCTTTTGAGGCTAATTGCTCAAGATTCTCGTAAAAAGCCTCAATAAGCTTCCGTCTATGTGGGCGATAGCCGGGAAGGACACCTAAATGTGAAAAATATGCGTTATATACTCCGGGAAAATCGAACGGAACAACAGTATCAGTTTTAATTTGGCTATCAAACAACTCGCCAGCTTTTGCTAGGGCGTAATGATCGTCATTGAGAGCAACTATGCTCCAATACCCAACTATATTTTTTGGCCCCGCTGTGAGCAGCGCCCAACCATCTGGATGAGCCATAAACACCGGAGCCCATTGCTCAACCGTTCCCTCGCGAAGTGGCGTAAGCTCTTCACCGATCAAATCTCTATCTTGCTCGATAAGGCGCTTCAACAGAGCTTTCCCATCCCAACGCCAGGTAAGAACATCTTCAATTCTAGATATGACTGGCCTAGATTTCACCTCGTTTCGTCGTTTGATGGATTCTACCCACAATTCGGTTAACTTGGTAATTGCTCCGCCAACAGTGGCGCCAATAATCAGAAGGATGATGTCATTCATGGGGCGATGTGTTGAGGGTTGTTACCACCCTCCGAATCCGACTCGGAGTGGGAAGCGGGTTGTCCAGCGCCGTCTTGTTCGCCGATTGTTTTCTTCTGGGAGGGTCGATACACAACTTCCCCGCCTCCATAGAATCGAGGCTGCTCACTTTGACGCTTGCGCTCATACTCATCGTAGAGGTGTGAAGCCTTCTCAATATCTTGCTCGCTAAGAAACTTCTCAACGGCCTCGGCAACCTTGATTGCAGTCTCGACATCAGCACGGCTTGCTTCGGTTCTCCCGTGGGCAACGTGATTCCGCATCTGGCGCAAATCATCGACCTTCTCGGAAAGATCATTTGGAACCTCAATTCCATATCGCTCAACAGTCCGTAGAGAGACTGGGCGGCTAGACATCATCATCATACGATCTCTACCTTGAGAGACTTCCGAGGAAAACTTCCGGATGACTGTATCAAGGTAGTTGTATGCCGCAAGGAAGGCACCCAATGGATGGACCTTCGACACCTTCTTCAGTCCTTCCAGCTCCTTCTCCTCACGAGGCTTTCTGAGTCGGAACGCTTCTATATCGGCCGCATTGGTGAACTGTGGTAACACCTCATCAAGATCCAAATCATACTGAGCTTGAAGCAGGCTCTTCATGAACTCGTAGGTCGATTCCATGTAGAAAATCGTGGTGAGTTCATTCGGCGAGCCATATCGATGCTGAAGAGCGTTCCGCTCATCAATCAAAAGTTCAACCTTGTTGAGATACGGAAGCGGAACGTTCTTGTCTTTAAGTTCCTTGATCGCGCCATGAATCGAAATTGTCTCCTTGGCTCCCTTAAAAATCGACACATCGAGATCAAGAAGTAGATCCTTGAAAATCAGTTCTACGCTATTCGCTAGGTGAAGGATCGCCAGCTTCCGATCCAGCTCGGCTCCGCCATTGAAATGTTCAATAGCGTGCGCAAAGAGTTCGAGGGAGCTCTGAAATAGGGGAGATTCTTTGGCCATGTTTTTGTGGCGAACGATCAAGATGAGACACGAAGCTCTGCGGAGTTGCCTCCACCGCCTTGTTCGCCATCTATTGGCGTTGTGGTCATGATCGTGCTATGCGTCGATTGCCGGTGATGCGATCTCCACACCACGGACAGTACGAAATCATGATACCCTTTGATCTGGCAATAGTGCCGTCGGATCTGGTAGGCATAATGTAGAGCATGGTTTGGCCACCTTCGTTGAATCTGCTCGCGAAGAGAAATCCCTCTTTGCAAGCGTCAGATATCTGGCCGCACTTACAAGATGGAGGCGACTCCCAATCGGTGTTCTCGTATAAATGGTCTTCTGGGATCATAAAAAAATGCTAGCAGATGTCTTTCACTGTCATGGCTGAGCTAGACCCAACCGTATCCCTTGCAAAATATCGATCCGGGAGGTTTTACCAAGCCTTTTGTGATGGTAAGACTAAAAATAGCATGGAAGGAGTTGTCAGGAATGAGAACAAAGGGGTAGTGGCATTGCGGCGAGGGATTTGACGCGGTGTTTCGGCACCGGGCTTATGGGAGTTTCCTTCGACTTCAAAGTTAGCTTAGGGCCTTTTATCCGCACTCCTGGCATTTAGCCAGCTTTAACCCTGGACTTTGGATACAGTTAAGAATCTGCTCGCCTTCATCCGCGTCGGTTACATCCACAATGCGAGTTACCTTGGCGGCTTCATCGGTCTCTTGGGCGCCCTTTTGACTTTGCGCTTAACGCGAAAGGCCAAGATTGCAGCGACTGCCTTCTAAGACACATCCCGTTAAAACGACCCCAGCTAGAAAAGCCCACTCACTTTATAATATAACGATGTCTATCGTTCGCACATGCATTCTCTCGCTTTGAGCTAACTCGATATAGCTTTACCCCATGAATACTCCCTCTTCCGAAAACATCGCTTTACTTATTGACGCCGACAATACCCCGGCGGCGAAAATTCAATTCATCATCAGTGAGTTAGCCTCCTATGGTGTCGTGAATATCCGCCGTGCCTATGGTAACTGGAAGAAACCGGAACTCGCGGGCTGGGAGAAAATGCTCCTCGAATATGCCATCTGCCCGGTTCAGCACTTTGATCTGGTGAAGGGGAAAAATGGCTCTGACATGGCCTTGCTCATCGAGGCAATGGACATTCTCTACACCAAGAATGTGGGCACCTTTTGTTTAGTCTCGTCAGATTGTGATTTCACTCCGCTCGTCCTCCGGCTGCGTGCAGAGGGCAGGCAGGTCATTGGATTTGGGCAGCAAAAGGCTCCCGCCCCGTTTGTGAATAGCTGCACACGTTTCTTGTTCTTGGATGAAAGCCTGACCACGACCCAATCGGCCAAAGCCCCCACCGAGGGTCGGATTTTAAAGCAAGACTGCAAACTGATGAACATGCTGCGTAGCGCCGTGGAGGCAAACGAAGGCGATGATGGTTGGGCGGTGTTGGGAGGAGTCGGCCAACACATCTCGAACCAAGATTCATTCGATTGCCGAAACTATGGTTTTAAAAAACTCAGCGATCTTTTCAATGCGGTGGATCTTTTCGAAGTCCGAAATATCCCAAGCACCGGGGGGAAGCCCACTTGCTCCGTCAGATGGGTCCGGAAGAATGGTAAAACGCACTCGCCCGCCACCTCTGCCCAGGCCATCCGCTGAAGCGGAAACCTTTCCTTCGCGACGCTCAAAAAACAGCACTGTGGGACAGAAACCGGCGCTTCTCCGCTGCATCATTCCCCTTGCACGTCCCGCCCCTCCGCGCCATCTCAGAGGAACTGCCCTGTCACCACCCTTGGCCGATTCCGAAAACCAACGCACTCTCGTCGCGATCCCCGCTCGGTGGGGATCGACACGCTTCCCTGGCAAACCGCTTCATCTCATCGCGGGAAAGCCGCTGGTTCAGCATGTCTGGGAGCGTTGCCAGGATTGTCGTGAAGTGGACGACATCATCATCGCCACCGATGACGAGCGCATCGCCGAAGCCGCAGCCTCCTTTGGCGCGCGTGCCGTCTTGACCTCGCCCGATCACCCCAGTGGCACGGATCGCATCGCTGAGGCCGCTCGTTCGTTTCCCGATCACCGCACCATCATCAATGTCCAGGGCGATGAACCGCTCATCTCCCCAGCCCTCATTGACGAACTCGCCATTGTCCTGCGGCGCGAGCCCCAGGTGCGCATGATCACCGCTGCCGCGCCGATCCACGATGCCGCCCAGGTCACCGACCCGAATGTGGTGAAGGTGGTCTTTGATGTGAAAGGCGACTCGCTGTATTTCTCCCGCTCGCCCCTGCCCTACGTGCGCAATGCCACGGCCGGTGTGCGTCACTACCGCCATCTGGGCATCTACGGCTTCCAGCGGAGCTTCCTCTTTCAGTTCGTGGCTTGGCCGCCCTCCCGGCTGGAGCAGACGGAGTCCCTTGAGCAATTGCGTGCCGTGGAAAACGGCGTTCCCCTGCGCATCGTGCTCACGGACGACCTCTCGCCCGGCGTGGATACCCCCGAGCAGGCCGCCGCCATCGAACAGCAACTCCTTTCCCAACCCTCCCCCTGACCGACCATGCCTACCTCCCAACAAAACCAGCCCATGAAGTACATCTTTGTCACCGGAGGCGTCGTCAGCTCCTTGGGCAAGGGTCTGGCCGCTTCGGCGCTCGGCACCCTGCTGGAGCTGCGGGGGCTGAAGGTGATCATGCAGAAGTTTGACCCGTATCTGAACATCGATCCGGGCACCATGAACCCTTACGAACATGGTGAAGTGTATGTGCTCGATGACGGCGCTGAGACCGACCTCGACCTCGGCCACTACGAGCGCTTCACCCACACCAATCTCTCCCGCCTGAACAACCTTACCAGCGGTCAGGTTTACCAGAGCGTGCTGGCTAAAGAACGTGCTGGTAAATACCAGGGCCGCACCGTGCAGGTCATCCCGCACGTCACCAACGAGATCAAAGACCGCATCAAGGAAGTTGCCTCCAAGATGACCGCCGACGTCATCATCACCGAGATCGGCGGCACCGTCGGTGACATCGAAGGCCTGCCCTTCCTGGAGGCCATCCGTCAGTTCGGTCATGAGATGGGCCAGGGCAATGTGCTCTTCGTCCACGCCACCCTCGTGCCATACATCAAGGCCGCTCAGGAACTGAAGACCAAACCCACCCAGCAATCCATCGCCAAGCTGCGTGAGATCGGGATCGCCCCCCACATCATCCTCTGCCGCACTGAGCATCCACTGGATCAGGACGTGCGTGAAAAGATCTCCCTCTTTGGCAACGTGCCCATCGAGGACGTCATCGAGGTCCGCGACGTCAAACACAGCATCTATGAGGTGCCGCTGAAACTGCACGAAGAGCGTTTTGACGACGTTGTGTGCAAGCAGCTCAACCTCACCACGCAGGAGCCCGATCTCAGCAAGTGGCGCCACTTCGTCCAGCGCGTCATTCACCCCACCCACCACGTGCGCATCGGTGTTGTGGGCAAATACATCGAACTCCAAGACGCCTACAAGAGCATCTACGAGGCACTCACCCACGCTGGCGCAGCCAATGACTGCAAAGTGGACATCGTGCGTGTGGACGCCGAGGCCATCGAGAAAGGCGGCCCCGACATCTACCTCAGCGGCCTGCAGGGCATCCTCATCCCCGGGGGCTTCGGCGACCGTGGCACCGAGGGCAAAATCGCCGCCACAGGTTATGCCCGCCGCACCGGCATTCCCTTCTTTGGCATCTGCCTCGGCATGCAGATCGCCGTCATCGAGTTTGCCCGCAATGTCTGCGGCCTGAAAGACGCCAACAGCACCGAGTTTGATAAAGGCACCCCCGCTCCCGTCATCAGCATGATGGAGGAGCAGAAAAAGGTGAAGCAGCTCGGCGGCACCATGCGTCTCGGCAACTGGGTCACCAAACTGACCGAGGGCACCAAGGTGAACGAACTCTACCAAGAAACCACCATCAACGAGCGTCATCGCCATCGTTATGAGGTCAATGACGAGTTCAAAGACCAGCTCGAGTCCAATGGCCTCGTCATCAGCGGCGTCTCTGAGAAAGGCGAGCTGGCCGAGACCATCGAACTGCCGAACCACCCCTTCTTCGTCGCCTGCCAGTTCCACCCCGAATTCAGCAGCAAGCCCAACGATCCGCACCCGATCTTCCGTGGCTTCGTTCAGGCTGCCCTCCAGCACCACGGTACTCCCGAAGAGCTGGCCTAAGCCTCGACGACTCAGACCGAACTTTCTACGCAGCGGCGTCATCCCGATCTCCGGGAGACGCCGCTGTTCTATTGGGGACTCGCAGGACCACCGAACCAAACGGTCCCATCCCGTTTGGCAGACCTTTTTCCGTTTGTCGATAAAGGCCCGACCCCAGCGACCTAACACATTGTGTTTCAAAATCATCCCGCTGCACAAAACCGCGAGCGAGTGGACACAACTGACTACAAAAGCAGGCGGTAGCCTCACTGGGTATGGAGGCACCTCGGCTGCATTCGTGCGCAGCACGACCTGACGCGTCATCCGTGATGAAAGGTCTGGGGCGAGCCGCCCCGACTCCTTGGGAGCACTGCGCACCGTCAAGTGATGCGGGCACTCCTGCCCGCAACTCCGGTATTCCCCAAGGTCTGACGATGTCTTCCGCCCCCGCATCATCTCCACCCTCTAGCCTTCAAGTTCTGCCGATATCGTGAAACACGTTTTTTGTTAGTCTTTCTCACTCCCCTCATCGGGTGGATTAACTTTCGGAAATGCAAGCGCCCAATGGCGAGGTCACACCCTAGAACCAACCGATGATATGACCCGACATCATTCAGGTGGAGTCTTTTAAGACTATCGGTAATAATTACATGAGATTATGACGCGCATTTGCGTTATCATCGACAATTGTGTCACTTATTAACGGCATCTGCGCCAAAGGAGACATCCCTAATGCTAAAAACTTGTTCGTACTCGACAAAACTGTCGGCCATAAGGCTGTTGACGTACTCGACACCATTGTTTCTCATCAACTAGTTCGGCGAAGAAAG
This window contains:
- a CDS encoding ribulokinase; protein product: MKQYALGIDYGTNSCRSLLIDLENGAEMGSSVFNYPSGEMGVLLDAKDPHVARQNPQDYLDGMVAITRGALEQAATKIPGFDPAQVIGIGIDTTGSTPIPVNQDGTPLGLLPEFKGNLNAMVWLWKDHTGYAEAAEITELARQIRPNIIAKCGGIYSSEWFWSKILRLRRIDPEVFAAAYSFVEHCDWLPAVLAGDTTPTTLKRSVCAAGHKAMFSAEWGGLPDKEFLSQLDPTLADLRDRLYGEAHTSDVKAGSLCAEWAAKLGLKEGTAISVGAFDAHMGAVGAGIKEGTLVKILGTSTCDLMIAPANKPLADIPGVCGIVNGSVLPGYFGIEAGQSAVGDLFLWLVNHLVPESYGSTVGEKFVAMEKAMSAQKPGASGLLALDWNNGNRTVLVDVRLTGLLLGQTLHTEAHEIYRAYIEATAFGALTIIKRVEDYGVKVEEIINTGGLSIKNATLMQCYADIIGKPMKVSQSEQTCALGAAIFGAAAADVADVGTLQAKVTATREKVYEPIPENQAVYAELYALYHTLHDAFGTAQWSGNLGHVMKKLLEIRSRQS
- a CDS encoding RNA polymerase sigma factor — encoded protein: MEEPELPDIPEDAKKDKGLWEKTRKSLIERLNNWEDQRTWNEFYQTYWRLIYSVATKAGLTREEAFDVIQETIIAIARQVQKGQYDPRAGSFKAWLLQMTRWRVLDVFRARKRQPSLADQGNSESEETSNLALDRLSNEKDNLLENIWDKEWRDNITAAALERVKAKVSPRQFQIFDCYVMKGWGVKKTSEALGINAAQVYLAKHRVGALVKKEVQALENTML
- a CDS encoding DUF4112 domain-containing protein → MPGELPDRILIDEILPPKGKVASASSSEPSTLSSLPGTESEVARFLAKWLDNWLRIPGTNFKIGLDPLLALFPGVGSSVASGGGLVILVEAIRCGVSIPVLIRMSGNMLINTLFDFLPLGGPVVSAFFKSNLRNLRLLQAWQAGRQREVRRSTFRMFLALAFFLCLMVGLLFALFAFYVWLLRQTGLFN
- a CDS encoding YihY/virulence factor BrkB family protein is translated as MIKWTWLIGAGHRYPPPSQLDNRKQGWKRSPGMNLQAIRENRIVFLIRETVQSFIEDKALRLAAALAYYSVFSIAPLLVIAISLAGLVFGVDAVKGQLEDQMRSYIGKEAASAVQALVQSAAKPKEGWIGTVTGFAVLLLGASGVFGQLKDALNTIWEVKPRPGSSVWLYIQERLLSFGMVLVIGFLLLTSLLLTTALSAVSDQLGRVLGLPEQVWVSLAFAMSMGMVTGLFAIIFKVLPDAQVRWRHVWLGAFVTAVLFEIGKFALGFYLGRESTVSSYGASASVVLLLLWIYYAACILLLGAEFTQAYSRLTDRKVKPAPNAVPITRQEREQEGMEP
- a CDS encoding NYN domain-containing protein; translation: MNTPSSENIALLIDADNTPAAKIQFIISELASYGVVNIRRAYGNWKKPELAGWEKMLLEYAICPVQHFDLVKGKNGSDMALLIEAMDILYTKNVGTFCLVSSDCDFTPLVLRLRAEGRQVIGFGQQKAPAPFVNSCTRFLFLDESLTTTQSAKAPTEGRILKQDCKLMNMLRSAVEANEGDDGWAVLGGVGQHISNQDSFDCRNYGFKKLSDLFNAVDLFEVRNIPSTGGKPTCSVRWVRKNGKTHSPATSAQAIR
- the kdsB gene encoding 3-deoxy-manno-octulosonate cytidylyltransferase; the encoded protein is MADSENQRTLVAIPARWGSTRFPGKPLHLIAGKPLVQHVWERCQDCREVDDIIIATDDERIAEAAASFGARAVLTSPDHPSGTDRIAEAARSFPDHRTIINVQGDEPLISPALIDELAIVLRREPQVRMITAAAPIHDAAQVTDPNVVKVVFDVKGDSLYFSRSPLPYVRNATAGVRHYRHLGIYGFQRSFLFQFVAWPPSRLEQTESLEQLRAVENGVPLRIVLTDDLSPGVDTPEQAAAIEQQLLSQPSP
- a CDS encoding CTP synthase, whose translation is MKYIFVTGGVVSSLGKGLAASALGTLLELRGLKVIMQKFDPYLNIDPGTMNPYEHGEVYVLDDGAETDLDLGHYERFTHTNLSRLNNLTSGQVYQSVLAKERAGKYQGRTVQVIPHVTNEIKDRIKEVASKMTADVIITEIGGTVGDIEGLPFLEAIRQFGHEMGQGNVLFVHATLVPYIKAAQELKTKPTQQSIAKLREIGIAPHIILCRTEHPLDQDVREKISLFGNVPIEDVIEVRDVKHSIYEVPLKLHEERFDDVVCKQLNLTTQEPDLSKWRHFVQRVIHPTHHVRIGVVGKYIELQDAYKSIYEALTHAGAANDCKVDIVRVDAEAIEKGGPDIYLSGLQGILIPGGFGDRGTEGKIAATGYARRTGIPFFGICLGMQIAVIEFARNVCGLKDANSTEFDKGTPAPVISMMEEQKKVKQLGGTMRLGNWVTKLTEGTKVNELYQETTINERHRHRYEVNDEFKDQLESNGLVISGVSEKGELAETIELPNHPFFVACQFHPEFSSKPNDPHPIFRGFVQAALQHHGTPEELA